The sequence TAGCTTGAGTTGAgcaattccgataaatatgagaaaaatgttgttaaataaataactttaatttataagtaacgGAGTATAACAACATTAAAGTATATTCTTCGacatttatatcttttaattacAATCTATCCCCTATATTATACTTACCTAAAACAcagtagttttaaaattttaataaaccctAACAAGGCGAACATAAATAAGTCGCGTGTCTGAATGCACACCGTTTCAAAAATGTACACGGTAATGTATTTTGTGTATGAATTGTTAATGCCTCATTTACTGTACCGTGGTATGTTACGGTTCGACCAGATgttttaatgttgaaaaaaatgtgaaaagtactgttttttttaattgagtatGTAAATAAGATTCCTTCAACAATCAGAAAGGCTTACTTAAGGACACTTAGCACctttaaaaaactggtaaaagacCATCTCCTTTCTTTAAAGTAGCCATCATAAACActgattatctgattattgtatgtattcattttgtttgtgtatacctttacatgtttttaacaatagtgcaccacctacctcggtacatactgataattttcctgtccatccaaaggttgtctggaagatatcgcttttagcgataagaccgcctttgtaccctaacattgtatgtattaagaatcactactgtaattccatggtgtacaataaagaatattctaatctaatctaaataagcattataaaatattgaactctTTTCTTAAATGTGATATGAAGACATTTATGACAATCATACTTCGTAAATAACGGCgaatcaaacattaaaataaaattaaagtttatgaCTTTTCCTTTTGTAAGTATTGTTTACTTCCTTCGAAGAATCAGCTTCAAAACACTTTGTCCTAACCATGAAACATTAACAAAGCTAAGCATTTCTTGTATTAAAAAAGATCCCAATAAATGTACCTTTTTGTCTCCAACTCCAAAAAACGCAGCATTAACAAATACGATATCCCCCTTCTAATTTGTACAGTCGTACAATTTGTAGTCAGAGATTAAGCTTGttataacaagtatttattaacGACAACCTCTCCGCTCTCAaagaatttttgtaaaaaatcccGAGGAAATTGAACTAAGTGACGTACGCGTGATCCTGAATATTTTAGCGAGGCGATACGATGAATGAAATTGTTTGCTTGTTCTTGAATAAATCAGGGAAATGCGAAGGTTTACGATGACCAGCAATGTTTATATAGGTACGTTTAAGGGTTATTTTAAAGacgtatatacatatatttttaattaagaagaGGAAAATACGAAACTTCAATTTGATCCATCACAGGTATCTAAACAACGCTTGATACGGTCTGTaaatggatgggtgaccatctatgtcataacgagttcctccgtgtttcagaagtcACATTAActtgtgggttccggctgttattcttttTCCTTTgagtgtaatttttaatttgattactgAGAGCcgaaattttatttacgttagATACTGTCACACCGCTCTAACATTATCATGTAAATACTACAATACTTAGTTTTCAATAATGTACAAAGTTGCGACAGTATCTGGCTTTCAACAACCGCTACTTAAGAATCTTAAATTTCATCCCAaggaagttttattaaaactattattaacagTGTAATTtacttgtataatttaaattgctcATTTTGCGTTCACGAAATTCCACCTGTATTAAACATAAGACGGGCTCTTATAGCAGCGAGGCGTTTATTTTCCGGAAAACTCCGGTTAGAACCGGTGAGTGCCGCTCTGAACCAGAACATAAATGCGAGACGTGACAAGTGTGTACGTGACTTTAGTCTGGTAATACACGTTTGTAAGTAATAATATGCTGTAATAACTAGTTATTGTGCACGGTAAAGTTTGACGGCATGATGTACCGAGTGATACAACACGTGTACTAAATCTGTTGGGTGACTGTTATTATAtgtaaatgtttgtaataatatttcaagtcGAGTTATATATTCATGTAAATAAGCATGTAAAAGGTGAAAATGGAGGATTATACGTCCGTCTTTCACAAGGCTCTGTTTCATAAACCGTTGTCGCTAGGCTTTTCATTTCCAATTTGTTTCactatcattttttttgaaaaattgttttactttgtCCTGTTTGTCCAGAACTTACAGTGTCGCGAGTTAAACTAGACCCATGTTTATAACCTCGAAGGCTAAAatcacttaaattaaaaatccagCATCTGAGGCCAAGTATTCGTCATTTAGTCTACGCAGAAGAATACACCAAATTCTTGGAGTAGTGAAACAAGTACTCATACATAAAAGTCGTCAACGTCACTAACACAAAACAATGTCACATCTACCTCCTACGACAACAGATACAATTGCACTTGACATCAAAAGGAAGAGTGCCGATAACAACATCCAATCAGATAAGGAAAATGTGGGGGAAATCATACAAGCATCAACATTGTTCCCCGTGTATACGAATCACATTGATTATGTAAATACCAGTATATAATAGGCCCATACAAAAGCCTCCAAACAACCGCGACCCCGAATTACATTGATTACGAAGCATCAGACGCTACTTGTACAAAGGCAAAAAATCTTGAAGTCCCATCTTTCATGTTATGATAAGAAAGTTTTCCCTTTTGTGAATTAATGGGGAATCAATGGGAATTCCTTTGTCAAACAGTACGATGACGAAGTTGAATAATCAAAGTAGCGACGtgctttgatatttttgtagaaatacgggaaaaaaggtaaaaaaaaatatacaaatttggGGTCCCACTGGGAACAAAAGTTGGAcctttacaaaaattaaaatctacaagacttttaaaattatgcCTCAAATGAGACAAATtcacgaaatattattttcactgCTTTTTTTGCTTCCTTTCTTTCATTCAATCTCGCATTAATTAAGTACAGTTCACCAGCTGTGTAACTCGTCTAAAGCGTATAAACATAAAGGAGGCataattaacttataattatgataattcaACTGTATAAtagtaagaataaaaaaagtcatttattatgaaactttctatatatatctataacTTACTTACTACTACTATACAATACTTTATTCAAACACTTAGAtacattgttaattatttgGTATGATTCATAAGTTTAAACCCAAAAAGTAtatataatctttaatttatgaattttaacaACGCCTTTGACAGCGTTTATTAAGCTGAATAAATATCCTATTTGTTTAATGACTTAATAAGTTAGACTAGTCACATTCTTCGACTATGTTCGTCTGACTGaactatagtaaaaataaatgactgttGTGACGAAAGTCGATTACTAGTCGCTTGATCTCGATCTGTCTCTCTCGTTTGAGGAGCAGATGGAATCCAATGCACTCTCAAACTTCACCCATCCTCATGAGGAGAGGCCAgtgagtttatttataacgtCTGATCATTTTGTAAATTCTAAATCTACATATTCAGCCAAAAAAACAGGAAACAATAGAATACGTTGccgtcaaaaaaaaaagacattataaTAGAAgtgaatagtaaaaaataaaattaatgacagACACACCATAAAAAGTGATGTATAAGTATGCATTAAttaagaacaataataaaagcGGCCAACCGTAGAGATCGCTAGTTCCAAATATCTGCGGCACACGGCAAAAGTGCCTCAGGGGAATAGTGCAGAGATGGGAACTATTTCAGCGATTTGTTTTCTTGCTATATGGTACGTTCAAggaattaaaatcatatttttttatataattcgcaaattttcaattaaacatattaatttgcTTTTCTATTTTATCAGTGTTCTTCAAAGTGTATCCTGCGATGAGCTCTTGGTGAAAGTAGCACAGGGATGGCTATCTGGTGAGGAGTTAGTAACAGTCACAGGGGATTCAATATATTTCAGCTTTAAAGGTATCCCTTACGCCAAGCCACCTGTCGGCGAACTCAGATTCAAggtaaaaattatcaaaacaaaaatattttgtcgttACTTTATAACAAGTGACTGTAATCTTGCTATTTTTAGGCACCGCAAGCACCAGAACCATGGGAGGGAGTCAGAAATGCTTCAACTCACGGAGCAGTTTGTCCTCAAGTTGATTTATTGAACAACATATACATCCCCGGAGATGAAGACTGCCTTTTCTTAAATGTCTACACCCCCAATATGAAACCAAAAAAACCTCTTCCAGTTATGTTCTTCATTCATGGAGGCGTGTTAAAATTCGGTTCTGGAAATGATGATTTATACGGACCCGATTTCATTGTTCCGAATGGTGTTGTTCTCGTTACAATCAACTACAGACTGGATACATTAGGGTTCCTTAACTTAGGAACAAAAGATGTATCTGGAAACGCAGGATTGAAAGATCAAGTGCTAGCGCTTAAATGGGTGCAAAAGAACATTCATTTATTCGGTGGCGATGCTAAGAGCGTTACCATCTTTGGAGAAAGTGGAGGCGGTACTTCGGTTGGTCATCACTTACTTTCACCAATGTCCAAAGGTTTATTCAATAGAGCTATATTACAAAGTGGAGTTCCAGACATAGACTGTTTTGTAGAACACAAATCCATAGAACGAGCACATGTGCTTGCTGAGTCATTTGATGAAACCATGCGAACTAAGAATAAGGATGACATTCTCGCCTTTTTACAAACTGTGCCAGTTAGATCTTTGCTCAATACCACCAGTTATGTCGCTGCTGCTGAAGAGATTACTCAAGTTCTATTCAAATTTACTCCATTCACACCGGTAATCGAAGGTGATTATGGACAAGAGAGGTTCATAACTAAAGACCCTTATGAATCACTTGACCTTGGCGAAGTAAATACGGCAGATGTTATGATGGGTTATAATTCGAATGAAGCTTTGATTATGATTCCATTTTACGTATCTAAACCGTTTAGATACATAAACCGTTACAAAACTTACCCAGAGATGTTAGTTCCcagcaaaatattaattaaatatcctATTGATGTTAATTTAGCTGTTGCTAAGTCTATAAGAGAGTTCTATTTTGGCGATAAAGATATTAGCGAAGAAAATATGGCTGAGTTTGTAACCTTTAACAGTTTCGTCAGCTTGGTATATGACGTGCATAGGTTCATCAGAAGATGGCCTAAAGttggaaaagtatttttctatCAGTTTTCTATTAGAACTAGTAGGAGTATGTACAGCGAGAATAACTATGGAATTGATGGAGTGGCGCACTTTGAAGAACTGTTCCATGAGTTCGATCCAAAAATGTTAAACTTCACTCTAACCAAAGATAGCGAGGAATATAGACTGGTGCAAATCTTCCCGAAAATAGTTACTAACTTTGCTAAGTTCGGGTAAGTGGAAAAAAATTTTCAATATCCCACTTCATCCGCTAGGtacatagatttatttttatttttcagtttctGTTATCCCTGGCTGTGTCACTCTCTGGACTTGCAAATGGTCCACCAGAACATGCGAAATAATGACATTGGTGCATCATCCCACACTCGGTTATATTCCAATTGttctgtgttttgttttactatggCATACTATTTATTTCAACAGCAATCCGACTCCTGACTCCTCGTTTGGCATCCAGTGGCCTCAGTTCGACACGAAGAGCTTGGCCTACGTGAACATCGACGCCAACCTCACCGTGGGCTACAATCCCGACGAGGAACACGTCCGCTTCTGGAAGAAGATCTACGATACCGTTGGCCTGAAGTTCTAATTTAAAACGAGcattgaaataaacttatttttcactGGTTTATGTGCCTTTTATTAAAAGTTCATAAATATAGTTGTGTATAACCGATGAATACTATGTTCGTTATAGACGACGATTCTACTCAACCCTACACGTAATATTAAAGTCAGCTCCTTGTTTTACCGTGGGTTCAGCTAGATAAACTGTACAAACACTTAAAAgagtttaacaatattaaaccCTAGGACTAGATTTCGAAATTATAATACTATAAAGACATAAAGAGTAACAAAGAGTTTCCAACGAGAggaggttttttattatttgaagacagttttcattgtttttacaGGAAAACGCCGTGATTATGAGTTGAAATAAAGGATAGAGAATTTTGTTCAAGTTTTTTTAACCTAGTCGATGTCAGAACCGAAGTGAGGCTATGATACCTTCTGTCGTGTTTGACacagttttaaaaaatgtttcaaacttttaataaatttcagaCTATAAATAAGTAGCTAACTATTAAAGTACCTAGTGCGTTATTTAGCAGctgaattatatttatcaaacaaattcaGTTTTTGAAAACAACCTTGAAGCATTTGTACAActgttaaaaaacattttgaaggtTAATtagcatgttttgtttttttattacatgaGTACATTGCAACTAAACACACTGaaaattcatataaattacatttatatttattttactatacgGAAATTAGGTACTTACCATAAGTAATACTTGACTGTATTTTGACTAACATAAGGTTGGTTTTCCATTGTTTCAGGCAAGTCGGGGCGTGCGCCGGTTTGATGGGGCGGTGACCCAGCATGAGCCGCGCGCCGCTCGCCGCTCTGCTGCGGCTGCTACTCATAGCAGGTGAGACACGCAATCATGTTCATGATTGATCAtgatcatattttattagactAGACACACAGCCATACTGACTTGGTGGCGTTGTGCAGGGTCACGAGATATATTTGATTTCCATCTTTGTTGAAGGACATAGGGAATTCTGTAATGAAAATCGTTGGGAATAAAAGCTTCTTAAGCGCTGTAGCTTAGGAAACGTTACAACAATCACGCTTTAcaccaaattaataaaataaaaaaaacatttattaaataaaccagTGTTTAATGACAATAGAGTATGAACCTaccaaaatataataacaaatatagtaaaaaaaaaaaacataatttttagcccatgtttttaaatgtcaccattaaaattttatcaaaattggtccagccgtttttatatttgtaaattacactgtcatcgggtttgaagctgccctaaaaatttcagcctgctagcttatcttGAAATGCCTGAAAATTGAGTTTCGAATATCCAACCGCaacgaaaaaaacaaacaagaaaactaCAAAAACGTGGCAAAAACTTAATCCAAAAATTGTTATCCATATAATTTTGTATCCTTCAATTACTTGGGACTGGGTATTACGTGGGAGAACCCGTGGTACTCCGTTTGTAATAATACGAATGAGATAGCTTACAAAACACGTGATATCTATTATTACCACCccaaatcaaattcaattcatTCTAGGAAGCTGTTCTTTCTGTGATTGCGACGATAATAATACACGTACCTACATGGAAATATTGGAAATCATATAAGTATTCACTTCAGTTAATGGAATTTTTGgaacaataatttaagttcaaTTGTTCCCGTTCTCAATTTTATTGAGCTTCGGGTGACAAATTcgtgtattatttatatgagtTCCACGAAAACGAAAAGGTCGTTGTAATTGAATACCATTCTATTAATAACGGATCAAATTCTCAAAATTATCAGGCGAAGTcttgtgaaatgtttttaaagtccacgaaaatattttgtacataaaaGTGCATTAAAtacaaaggtttttttatgaaatgaagtATAATACTTCGATACACGAATACATAAGACAGCTGAACTTACGATGGATTTTCTTCTGACATTGAtttccttatttaaattgtaaacacTTTGCAATATTGTATGAGGATAatgtttttgaagaaaaaaaatatatattaaaagattttcttaAGACCAAAGTTGGCCCTCATCTTcaagtttcaattattttttcggTTCTCAGAATTTTATCCTGTTGTCGCGGAGAGTTTCATGAACatgcaagtcacatgcacaaagacatccagacttagGACAATACAAGTTACATGGTTTAATAATACTCCCCTAAAAGCTATGTAATAATTCACTCACACATTCGGCAGTGCATGCTTGTTCTCAAAATATAGGTATTACAAGTATATAGGTTTTTATATGAGAAAACCTAAATGCAAGAAAAGCATCTATACtctaatatttaagtatttattgactTATAAACGTATATATCACGTAACTATTAACCGTCTATGTATAATACAATCAGACttatcatcaaaatattttcaaagcaaaTTATTCCTAAAACTGAAATCATTTTGGATTCGCATTAAAATAATTCGCCTTTCTCAAAATCTCCTTAACCAGAAAAACATCTTGACGGCAGCGACGCTGTAGACATCAATTATGTCTGGTTTTATTCAGGGAAGCTAAGAATTCCCTTTTTCCAGCTAAATCGAGGATTTCTTAGCTGTTTATATTATGCAGCAAGCTACAATAAGACTCGAGCAAATGCATCCTTTTTGCGAATCTCACGAAAAATGGGAAAAACGAACCTGTAAAACGGATGTCATTTTGCGAAATTTTCtctttaaaagcatttttcGTGGACTGTTGCTTTAAAACTGTACTTTGATGAAATGGCAGATTTATTTATGCCATTAGACTGAGCGCCTGCGACGAAGATTTTACCAGACTACCTCTGTatcgatttttctttttttttgttttctaaaaaaaccagcatatttttttctacttccATCCTAGTGTATATTGCTTATTGTATTTTCCACCGTAACTCACGTTTTGAAACACCTTAGGTTTTTCGAGATGAAAATGATCAATACCTTTCAATAAATCACGAAAATTATTTGCAATGTAACGCTGCCTCCAGGGAAATATGTTTGTAAGCAGAAGTTACcttgttttggtaaaaaaatgttggtCAAACGAGAAAAGTGGGCAAATAGAAACAAACATTCTGAATTTTCGTTGTTTTTGCAAAAGCTCTTTGTTCTGTTAATTAAGTAAATTCTCATAGCATTGTGCTTAGCTTCATGAAAACTAGCTGCACTCTGAGTGCCCTGTGTAAGCAAATGTTCAcattataattagttaataaAATCGGTTAAGCGCGAGTCGGACTTGCTCACTGATTCCATACATACATGTTAtctaaagaaatacaaatttgCCCAAAAAAATGATCACACATGTAGTTTATGACAGTAACAACCGTTAATTAAATTGTTGGTAACCCGATTTATAATATTCAGCCTGAGGATCGGGCTTAGTTGCAGGGTTCCGTAAGTTATAAACCACCTCAGGTTTTActaaaattcatttcattttgataCACTATAGCCTAATATATACACATAGGTACGTACAACTGATGGGGTTtcttaatattgttaatgtgGAACTCACAACGCTGCTTCATCTGGGCCACCTCCAACGTATTCCCTGTCAGCTTAACTACACCTACCTGATACTGGAAACTTCGGAAAATGacagtgaaaaaatattattgcaacaTTGTGAACACAGTTCCCAATTAAGAGGTGTCGATGATCCAATATTTGCGAGAATTGCACTTGGACACTCGCAATGTTGGCTTTCCTCTAGAGATTTTAATTAGAGATAGGTTATATTTTCAGTATGGCACCAAAGTTAACAAGTTTTGATGATGTTCTGATGACAGTGATGATCTTTGAAGTAAgttgcgtgacgtgtcgcggattcgatttccgcataggacaagcatttgtgtgatccgcgaatgcttgtcctgagtctgggtgtatttgagCATGTtgcttaaatgtttatgaaacggGCCGCGAATCaaggatttttataaatacgggagtagtttcattttaatcatCAAAGAAGATTAAGAAAGGCTCACTCatagttatatttaattattcctgTAGCTATTATTTCCAGTAGCAGAAAACTTTTAAACAGATGAGCGTTTAATCATTACTACATCCTTGTAAAAAATGCGTCGGTGCTGAGAATAGCTGCTTGCGGCTTTACTCGTTGCATGAAATGGGTGACTAATATTCATGttcatgttttaattgaagcaaGAAATGATTTAATgctgtattaaaaattaaagttgttataaaagatataatttataaaaaaaaactgatttatcACACAAATTTTAACGATACCTTTTGCATTAAGGTATTACGTAACCTCATGTCTCATCAATGGAAATTAGAAACAAGCCGATAGCAAAGTCAGCGTATCAAAAGttccacaaataaataaaatatcaattttatcttttaccCGATCTGGTAAAATCTATTCACCAAAAGCTAAAACTTGCACCTGATAACGAGATGCTTTCCATTACTTACAAACGCTACAGGAATTTCTGTAATAACctattgaaaaagataaaaacccaatatgacaaagttcaaatacaaaaagccggcaaaaacagtaagctgatatggaaagttgttaaaagtaacactttcaGATGTAAGAAATCAGACTCTGCTCTAGAACTTTTAGCAACCGATGTAACTCCAATACTAGCGgcaaataaagtgaacaattattttgtcaatttgggtaaagatttagctgaaaattattCCCGAAATTCTTGTCCACAAACTACACATATGTCGCCTAATACCTTACAttcgtttgtgttattagatacggacgttaaagaggttgttagtattatagatggtttaaaagactcttgtgccgttggatgggataacatcccaaatagcgtactaaaaagattcaagcacataattgcacctccactaacttacatatttaacttatgtttatcgaacggtatatttcctaatctgcttaaaaaagccttagtaaccccagtttttaaagccggagacaaaaacaatattaccaattatagaccaattgcagttctatcaggaatttctaagattttggagaaaataattaacgttaggcttattaaatatcttgagagcaataatttgcttttggatcgccaatttggctttagatcaaaaagatcaactaaccaagcggtgcatcagctaactaactatgtatgtacaagtctagataaaggtatgtacacaatggggatcttcttagaccttgccaaggcatttaacaccattgcttgctctctgttattgtataaactggaaaaaaatggtataagaggaacacagctcaaattattctcggactatcttaataaccgtgagcagtgcgtaaaaattggtcaatatagaagtgcgggactaaacagcagtagttacggaatcccccagggtagtatattgggacctactttattcctagtttacataaacgacctgtgcaatttgtctctgcaaaatggtgtcattatatcgtatgctgatgatacagctcttgtgttctcaggtaagtctaaggatgaggtctatcaaaatgcccaaaatggttttaatgtagtgtctaactggcttaacaataatattctaacattaaattcaaataaaacaaattacatgttattttcaatgagaaatagtaataagtcgactactaacctaaatatttatgcacataagtgtaatacgagcgcgtccgcggcgactgcatgcgcttgccctacattagtaaaaactgacaatactaaatatctaggtgtcactattgacagtcaccttaatttccgtaaacatattgattcattatgcaccagagtacgtaaattaatctatatctttaaacacttacgcaacattgcagactttaatctaattcgccaggtgtatatggctttgtgccaatccattcttacctactgcatagactcatggggtggtgcatctaaatctattatcttgcccctagaacgtgctcaaagagcaatcctaaaggtcgccacttttcgtcctttcaggtttcctactcaccagttatacagggaatgcaaagtacttacagtacgccagttatttattctacatatagtacgactccagcatactgaaattggtttcagcccggtaccttccggcaagagaagaaaggatttagtttgcactaacccacaaacgcaacatgcttttactaacagattttatttatttcaaggaccctatttatataacaaatttaacaggctactaaagttatatagtgtaagcttaaataggtgtaatagaatggtaatagaatacttacagtccctcaattactcagatacggaaaaattgctagaaatattacaataaactgtttagcttagaaattattataataagtacaggtaatgtaattaaataattcaggacagcttgtcctgcttagtcttttataatacaattaagtgatagaattacattaaaatatccatcaatcatttttttgcactgataacccgaaacacaggtttaaaacaaacctagttcgggtgtccctatattatctttagacca comes from Trichoplusia ni isolate ovarian cell line Hi5 chromosome 27, tn1, whole genome shotgun sequence and encodes:
- the LOC113505882 gene encoding esterase E4-like, translating into MGTISAICFLAICVLQSVSCDELLVKVAQGWLSGEELVTVTGDSIYFSFKGIPYAKPPVGELRFKAPQAPEPWEGVRNASTHGAVCPQVDLLNNIYIPGDEDCLFLNVYTPNMKPKKPLPVMFFIHGGVLKFGSGNDDLYGPDFIVPNGVVLVTINYRLDTLGFLNLGTKDVSGNAGLKDQVLALKWVQKNIHLFGGDAKSVTIFGESGGGTSVGHHLLSPMSKGLFNRAILQSGVPDIDCFVEHKSIERAHVLAESFDETMRTKNKDDILAFLQTVPVRSLLNTTSYVAAAEEITQVLFKFTPFTPVIEGDYGQERFITKDPYESLDLGEVNTADVMMGYNSNEALIMIPFYVSKPFRYINRYKTYPEMLVPSKILIKYPIDVNLAVAKSIREFYFGDKDISEENMAEFVTFNSFVSLVYDVHRFIRRWPKVGKVFFYQFSIRTSRSMYSENNYGIDGVAHFEELFHEFDPKMLNFTLTKDSEEYRLVQIFPKIVTNFAKFGNPTPDSSFGIQWPQFDTKSLAYVNIDANLTVGYNPDEEHVRFWKKIYDTVGLKF